The Desmospora profundinema genome includes a region encoding these proteins:
- the xylF gene encoding D-xylose ABC transporter substrate-binding protein: MKRHRRWTVLTAIMLIISLFATACGSGNQAGSGSDDQVVIGFSMDTLEEERWQRDRDLFVKKAEELGAKVNVQAANSDDAVQLAQVENLITQGVDVLVVVPHNAEAAAAIVDKAHEADIPVISYDRLIRNAEVDLYVSFDNERVGEMQAESITQEVPKGKYALIEGADTDNNAHLFKKGQMNVLKPLVEKGDIEIVYDQWTRDWRPEVALRNMENALTANKNEIDAVLAANDGTAGGVIRALDAQGLAGKVPVSGQDAELAACQRVVEGTQTMTVYKPIHLLAEKVAEVAVDMGKGKEPKPDSKVNNGKIDVPSILLDPIAVTKDNMMDTIIKDDFHKMEDVYKNVPKDQRPKQG, from the coding sequence ATGAAACGGCATCGACGATGGACTGTTTTAACGGCAATTATGCTCATTATCAGCCTGTTTGCGACTGCTTGCGGGTCGGGGAACCAGGCGGGTTCCGGTTCCGACGATCAAGTGGTGATCGGATTTTCCATGGATACGCTGGAAGAGGAGCGGTGGCAGCGGGACCGCGACCTGTTTGTGAAAAAGGCGGAAGAATTGGGCGCCAAAGTGAACGTGCAGGCAGCCAACAGTGATGACGCCGTCCAGCTGGCCCAGGTGGAGAACCTGATCACCCAAGGGGTGGATGTGCTGGTGGTGGTTCCGCACAATGCGGAGGCCGCCGCGGCGATTGTGGACAAAGCTCATGAGGCGGACATCCCCGTCATCTCCTACGACCGCTTGATCCGGAACGCCGAAGTGGACTTGTATGTTTCCTTTGATAATGAGCGGGTGGGAGAGATGCAGGCGGAATCGATCACCCAAGAAGTTCCCAAAGGCAAGTACGCCTTGATCGAAGGGGCGGATACGGATAATAACGCCCACCTCTTTAAAAAAGGGCAGATGAATGTGTTGAAACCCCTGGTGGAGAAAGGGGACATCGAGATCGTATACGATCAGTGGACGAGAGATTGGAGACCCGAGGTGGCATTGCGGAATATGGAGAACGCTCTGACCGCCAATAAGAATGAAATCGATGCGGTCCTGGCCGCCAACGATGGGACTGCCGGCGGGGTCATTCGTGCCTTGGATGCCCAGGGGCTGGCCGGAAAAGTGCCGGTTTCCGGACAGGACGCCGAGTTGGCCGCCTGCCAGCGTGTGGTGGAAGGAACCCAGACGATGACGGTGTACAAACCGATTCATCTCTTGGCGGAAAAAGTGGCGGAAGTGGCTGTCGACATGGGGAAAGGGAAAGAGCCAAAACCGGATTCCAAGGTGAACAATGGAAAAATCGATGTGCCCTCCATTTTGCTGGATCCGATCGCGGTCACTAAAGACAACATGATGGATACGATCATCAAGGACGATTTTCATAAAATGGAAGACGTCTATAAGAACGTTCCCAAAGACCAACGGCCGAAACAAGGATGA